The genomic window GGCTTCGACACCGCTCACAAGCTGGCGATCCTCGCCTCGATCGCCTTCACCACCGAGATCGACGCCGGGGCGATGAACATCGAGGGGATCCGCGGCATCGAGCCGGCGGACATCGCCGCCGCGGCCGAGCTCGGCTTCCGCATCAAGCTCCTCGGCATCGCGACGATGACCGAGGACGGCGTCGACCAGCGCGTCCACCCGACGATGGTGCCGCGCGGCTCGGCCCTCGCGGAGACGTCGGGCGTCACCAACGCCGTGTCGATCCGCGGCGAGGCATTCACCGAGCTGGTGCTGTCCGGCCCCGGAGCGGGCGGGATGGCGACGGCCTCGGCGGTCGTGTCGGACCTCACCGACCTCGCGCGCGGCCTTGCGCCGCGCCCGCTCGGGCGCCCGGCGTCCTCGCTGCTGCCGTTCAGGAAGCCGCAGGCGGGCGGTCACCGGGGCGCGTTCTACGTGCGCCTCCCCATCGCCGACCGCGCCGGCGCCTTCGCGGCGCTCGCCAAGAACATGGCCGCGGAGGGGATCAGCCTGGAGCAGATCGTCCAGAAGACGCCGCACCGGCCCGAGCACCTGCCCCCGCTGGACCAGCAGACCGTCGTCCTCGTCACCTATCCGACGGACGAGTCTGCGCTGAACCGCGCCCTCGCGGCCATCGAGGCGGAGGGCATCGTCGTGCGCAAGCCGCACGTCATCCGCATCGCCCAGACGCTCTGAGCGCCCGGGGCGGCGCCCCCTGTTCCTCGGTGAAGCCCGAGCCCCGCGACCTTTCGGCTCGACCCGGCCTATCCCGTGGCGCCGAGGCGGCGGCGGATCGGGCCGAGGGCCCACGCGAGGCCGGAGCGGGGGCGGTGCCGGCTCAGCTTGTGGCGCGGCACCGTCTGCATGCTGACCGGCGGCAGCGTCACCTTCTCGACCGAGGCGTTGATGAAGCCGATGCGCTCGATCAGCCGGTCCATCATGCCGGTGTCGAAGTCGGCCTTGATGATCCGCGCGACGTCGCGGCGATAGTGCGTGTGGACGACGA from Acuticoccus sediminis includes these protein-coding regions:
- a CDS encoding homoserine dehydrogenase, which encodes MTETLKIAIAGLGTVGASTIKLLQAEPTHGGSGRNIEVVAVSARDRTRERGVDLSGARWFDDPVEMAGCDADVFVELIGGAGGAALASVEAALTSGKAVVTANKALLAEHGMRLVGMAEGANVPLLYEAAVAGAIPAIRTVRDGLAGVPISSVLGIMNGTCNYILTRMEAEGIGFDECLADAQRLGYAEADPTFDVDGFDTAHKLAILASIAFTTEIDAGAMNIEGIRGIEPADIAAAAELGFRIKLLGIATMTEDGVDQRVHPTMVPRGSALAETSGVTNAVSIRGEAFTELVLSGPGAGGMATASAVVSDLTDLARGLAPRPLGRPASSLLPFRKPQAGGHRGAFYVRLPIADRAGAFAALAKNMAAEGISLEQIVQKTPHRPEHLPPLDQQTVVLVTYPTDESALNRALAAIEAEGIVVRKPHVIRIAQTL